In Brassica napus cultivar Da-Ae chromosome A3, Da-Ae, whole genome shotgun sequence, the sequence tacattgacttatgaaatttgatcataacttttttagattgatatacattttcataaatttatattacctcttttctatcattctttttttgtaaagtaaatatataatttatttatttttctaaatcatatagcattattatttatttatttatttttctttcaaattaaaaataataatagtgatacatacaaaattaggcaattcttttaaatagtttattttaagtttttgttacaaaaaaaagcagtcaaagaagaaaatgaccaaaagagattttattaaaaaaagcaaaaaactatttttagcCATTGCTTCatggatatataaataataaattaaaaataaaaaaattatttcgagttatatgtttttaaattagaaattttataattttttaaataatttactcgattttttcaaaaaaattgtcaaattgtctttttaaaattttaaaatgctttttgaaactattaaaaaaactattttaaaattttaacgtatataaatataactatatattcaaaaatgataaaacaatataaaaataattatatattcaaaaatgtaaaaatatataaaatgtaaaaaattagagttttaaattatatactttctaaaatgatgcattttctctgttttaggTATTTTTAGTTCGTTAACAATAGTAAattgtaaactttaaaaaattattagatttaccaaatatctattgatttagTATTATTGCAAATAGGTAACACAAAAAGtgttttaatcaaaatttaatgtgaaatacaaaaaaaaaatcatctttaaaaacaaagtataaatttataatataagtcacattaaaaacttataaaataattcaactcGTTTACTGATTGGTGAAGATAACTCCGTGAagttaattttatagtaatgtTAATCAGTGTTATCATATAAATTTGACTATACTcgatcataattttattaaaacatttttaataaggaattgaaatttaaaaataacttttatttaacaatacaattacttaatatgtttattaaaaaataaataaaaattattattaaatgttTCATAAATATTGCTAAATCTTCttacaaatattattaatatcaaaaattaCATACTAAATACTTAATAACCTTAAATATAAAAcacttaaataaaaatatgctcTCTCAAATCCAATAATTATACACGGTTTCTGGTTAGTTTTCTCCTACGGAGACCAGCCAAAGGTAAGGATAAtatcattttacattttaattattgGGATTAatatctctttatttttttgtttgctttatAGACCAGTCACAGCCTCGGCCACCGTACATCTCAGGCGGTCGGCCACCTATCACACTTCGACCATCGACTGTACTCCTGTTGTAAGGTACTGTCTAGATCTTACGTCTTCTTGTGATGGAGTATGACCATAATTTAGTGGTTAATTGTAGTAGATTTCGGCTGTTCGTGGGCGGAGAAATGGTTTCATCACTCAAACTAAAATTCTAAGCAAACAAAACAACAGTAATTGAATTTCTAATGAACTTgcttgttttattaattaaaacattttaCAAAGAAACATTTGTTTGCTTATAAAGTTAGACTATAAAAGAGCTTGTAAAGTTAGACTATAAAGATCCGACactgtatatattattattatcataataggagaaaagaaaaaaaaattaatttggaCAACAAGAATTCAGggaattaaataaaatgaaaactagGTTGAATGTTGAAATTGATAAGGACAGTAATTAATAAGATTGTTTGCTTTCACCTACAAATGCAATTGGAGCTCTCATGCTGTGGTTCGATTTTAATATGAAAGATCTCTACAAATAACTCATGAATGTTAAGTGTAACCAACCAAGTTATCAGTCACATTACCTGAGCTGTATCCTGATTTACTAATCTAACTcgttcatttatttattttgcaacAATATAACTCCGTTCTATAAAAACCATATTTTCTCATCTAACTCTCTAAACGCATCTTcaaaaagagtattttataatttaaaatatagagttttttctttctaatttttttttcaaaatttcaaatttgaagttttatatttttattcacattttggtccttacaattacacatcacatttataatttttaaatattttttggtttatcattttaatctttaaaattttatctcataaatattttaacctttttataaatttaaattttacacatgaaattaaataaaattttaaaataagatttaaaatatttttaaattagatttaaaagtattacgaaaataatttatgaaataaagTGATATTTTAGTTGTAATTtagtatttaattatgtatttctatttataactttatattttagtgtaacattttattaattaatgttgttgtaatatttctaaattatttatgaatttaaattaattataaaaaatataaggatAACAATAtgcaatataaataattttaaatttaagtttaaaattttgcttttgaagaaaatcatttttatataatatagaattttgaaaattttaaaataacttttttttttgaagataattTGAAACAATAACCTGAAAGAGGATTAGAAAGGAAACGTCACGTTCTTTTTggatatgttatttttttgttactaaAAGTCCCAAGTTTTTAAAGTTTTCGGGGGAGGCCTTTTCCCACCAAAATGaggaattaaaaagaaaataaatgtgTAAATCTATTTATTGAGGAGTTTTCAGTTCTTCAAAGACATTCTGGGTTACTGTCAGTACAGTTGACTGCATTTTCCATTTTCATAACCCACGCGCTGATTCTGTGGCTTGAGACGCACCTTCTGCCATCTATAAAAATCAGCCGTCTCGTAGGTGTAGCTATGCGTGGAAGCGCGTGGGGAGGAACGTCATTAAATGGGACCAACTTGCTTGAAAAGAAGTTATGAAAGACCCCATACGGGTTTCGCTTTTATTGCACAACCTCCGAAACCATTTCGCGTTTAACGTCTATCGAAGCGTTTGCTATATTAAAGACATAGAGACGGGAGTTGAtcagaaaaaaaagacagagaCGGGACAAAAGAAAGAGCCAGACACGACACTAGCGTCTCTGTTTTATTGCTGCTTACCTCTATTATTCTGTCACAAAGGAAAAACCAAGGAGAGAAGACCCAATTGAGAGACATGCATGCAAAGACGGACTCCGAGGCCACTAGCATTGACGCGGCTTTGTCATGGCCGCCGCGCTCTCCGCCCCGTTCGGCGACTAGACCTCTTTACTATGTACAGAGTCCCTCCAACCACGACGTGGAGAAGATGTCATTTGGGTCGGGTTGCAGCCCGATGGGTTCTCCCTCACACCCACATTACTACCACTGCTCGCCCATCCATCACTCCCGTGAATCCTCAACCTCTCGCTTCTCGGACCGTGCACTCCTCTCCTACAAGTCAATCCGCGAAGGAAGCGGACGCCGTCGTTACATCAACAGCGCCATCGACGAAGAAACTGACGACGGAAATGACGACCCCTTTCGAAATGTGCGTCTCTACGGCTGCTTGCTCCTCTCCTTGTTCCTCTTGTTCTCAGTCTTCTCTCTCATACTGTGGGGTGCTAGCAAATCCTACCCTCCTAAAGTTGTGGTAAAggtaatatactaatatataataactataGCTCTTTTCTTCACTCGGTGACTCGGGCTGAGTTAAGAGTAGAGTCGACTCGTATAGTGGATAGGTATTCGGTTTCACTTTCTTCGGTTTCACTTTCCTTAAAAGAAACAATCTGAAAAAGGCCAACAAGAGAGAGGCTAGACTCGGCCATGTCAAATGACGTCCCCGATGAGACAGTCGCAAGCATAAATAAGGAACTCCTTGAAGCCTACAAAGCAGAGGAAGCTTTTTGGAAACAAAGAAGTAGAATGCTTTGGTTGACTTTGGGCGACAAAAATACAGGGTACTTCCATGCAGTTGCAAAAGGACGGAAAGCTCGTAATAGGCTTACAGTGCTAGAGGATGCGAGTGGTACCCCAGTTTATGAGGAAGAGCAGATCGCTAAGGAGATAGCACGGTACTTTGCGGAGATTTTTACGACCACGGGAACAGATAGAGAGATGATTGAGGATATTATCTCCCGAGGCCTGTCCCCGTCGATTACTCCAGAGACCAACGAAACACTGATCGCCCTCCCATCCGCCATGGAGATTAAAAAGGCCCTCTTTGCCATTCATCCAGACAAGGCGCCGGGGCCTGATGGATTTTCAGCCTCCTTCTTTCAAGCTAACTGGACGGCAATTGGTCCTGCTATAGTCTCGGAAGTTCGCGCCTTCTTCTCGTCAGGGTTAATGCCGGCATCAATCAACATGACCCAGGTCCGCCTCATTCCGAAAAGCGGTGATGCTCTAAAGGTCTCAGACTATAGGCCAATCGCCTTGTGCAATGTCTACTATAAGATCATCTCGAAGATTCTCTCCCTACGACTCCGGCCAGTCCTTGGATCGATAATCTCTGAGAACCAATCGGCCTTTTTACCGGGACGAGCTATTGCGGATAATGTCCTCATCACACACGAGATTCTCCATTATCTCAAAGGATCGGAGGCTAAGAAACATTGCTACCTAGCGGTTAAAACAGATATGAGCAAAGCCTATGATAGGCTAGAATGGAGCTTTATCCGGTTGGTCTTTGAGAGGTTGGGCTTTGCTAGAGAATGGACCAATTTGGTCATGCAGTGCATAGAGACAGTGACCTATTCTTTCTTGGTCAATGACTCAGCTCACGGCGCAGTTACACCGCAAAGGGGTATCCGACAAGGGGATCCTCTCTCTCCGTATATCTTTATCATTTGTGGAGAAGTACTCTCGGGCCTGTGTCGAGCAGGACAACGGAGTGGAGAGCTCACTGGGGTGAAGATTGGACATCATTGCCCACGTATCAACCATTTGCTCTTTGCCGATGATACGATGTTCTTCACAAAGGCCACTACCGGAAGCTGCGAATCACTTGCGCTGATACTGAGAGATTATGAGAAAGCTTCGGGTCAACGTATAAATGCTTCTAAATCGTCTATCTCCTTCTCGTCAAGGACGCCACAGGAGACCCGATCACGGGTCAAACTCATCCTTGGCATTGATAAAGAGGGAGGAGTCGGCAAGTATCTTGGTCTACCCGAACTCTTTACCAGAAGGAAGCGGGATCTCTTCTCCTCTATAGTCGACAGAATCAGACTCCGGGCGGCCTCATGGTCTACACGTCGGTTGTCTCCAGCCGGAAAGCTTACAATGCTAAAGTCTGTGCTTTCGGCCATCCCTACGTACACTATGTCCTGCTTCCCACTGCCCATTGGATTATGCAAGCAAATCCAGTCAGTCCTCACTCGATTCTGGTGGGACGCGGATCCCTCGGTGCGTAAACTTTGTTGGGTAGCATGGGATTCCTTAACGCAACACAAGAGTGATGGGGGTTTGGGCTTCAGAGATATCTTGGATTTCAATACGGCTATGCTGGCTAAGAACGCCTGGCGGATACTGACGTCCCCGGACTGTCTCCTAGCGCGCCTGTTACTAGGAAAATATTGTTTCAATACGAGTTTCCAAACGTCTCCTTGTCCTACCTCAGCGTCTCATGGCTGGCGAGGTATAATTGCGGGACTCAATCTTCTTAAGCTGCAGCTTGGCAAGGCAATCGGAAATGGGAACACTACCAAGGTTTGGAATGACTCTTGGATCTCGACGACCTCTCACATCGTCGTCTACGGTCCACCAACAGAGGCCACAAGAGACCTCTACGTATCTGATCTCCTACTCCGAGGGACAGGAGAGTGGAACCGCCACATGGTAGAGGATGTTCTTCCTGAACTAGCTGAGGATATCTACCAAATCAAACCAAGTATTTTCCAAGTTGAGGACACCTTTTGCTGGCAGAAGACAAAGTCCGGTATATATAGTGTCAAATCCGGATATTACGCAATGCGCGAAGATCAAGAGAATCAACAACAACAGCATCTCCCTGCGGCCACTTTTGACTGGCAGAAGTTCATCTGGCGCGAAACGACATCACCAAAACTTAAAATCTTCCTGTGGAGGTTGTGTCGGGGAGCACTCCCACTCGGGGCAAACCTTCGTAGTCGGGGCATCAACACGCCGGGCCTCTGCCCTCACTGTAACGAGGATGAAACGGCGCTGCACCTATTTTTTCTATGCCCTTTTGCGGCTCAGGTGTGGGAAAGAGCCCCTTACGTAACCCACCCTAACTTCTCTGATGCGGAAACACTCCATGATGCATTTCTGATCATGTCGACGTTGGTGAGTCTCCCGCCCATAGGAGTGTCAACGTGTCTCACCTCCTGGCTTCTATGGAATTTATGGACTGCTCGGAACTTGCTAGTCTTCGAAAACAGACAGAACCCGGCGGCTACCGTGGTTTCAAAGGCATGCTCTTCTGGTCGTGAATGGTTGCAGGCACAGGTCCCGACACCCACACAATTGCGACCCGCTCTCTTAGAGTTCGAAATTCCGCCAACACGAATGGACGTGACGCTCTGCAACTCTGATGCAGCGTGGTCGTCGGCAAACCACCGTGCGGGTCTAGGCTGGTGTTTCACGGATCTACAAGCTACTGTCATCCAGGAACAGTCCCGCGCACTAGCACATATCTCCTCCCCCCTCGTAGCGGAAGCGCTGGCTATGAGGGAAGCAATGCTGGAAGCTAAGCGCCGACCTCTAACAAAAGTCTGGTTCCGAACCGACTCACGGGAGCTCGCTAGAGCTATCTACTCGAAGTCTTATCCGATGGAGCTCTTCGGGGTTCTCATGGATATCGAGATTCTATCATCATCCTTTATCTTCTGTTTTATTTCCTTTGTTGGGCGAGAGCACAATGCTGCAGCTGATTCCCTAGCGAAAGCTGCACTCTCTTGTTTCTCCCCCGCCTTGTattgaatcctcttggtttagATTTATTAATGCAtttcagttgacaaaaaaaaaaaaaaaaaaaaaaaagaaaaaggccAACAATGAAAAATAGTataatattctctttttttaaaaagaaataagtaaaatagattaacaagtaaacaaaatgtGGAATGAGAGACAAGTGTGCATTTGATTTGGTTAGAATGTGAGCAAGTGTTAGACTGAATATAAATACTTGCAGGGGATGCTGGTGAGGAACTTTAACGTGCAGGCTGGTAACGATCTTAGCGGCGTGCCCACTGACATGCTGTCTCTTAATTCGACTGTCAGGATCTTCTACCGGAACCCCTCAACCTTCTTCGCCGTCCATGTCACTGCTCCCCCTCTCCTCCTCCGCTACTCCAACCTCCTCCTTTCCTCCGGTGAGATGGAGAAGTTCACGGTGGGTAGGAAAAGCGGAAGGAATATAGCCACGGTGGTGCATGGCCATCAGATTCCCCTATACGGCAGTGTCTCTCCCCATCTCGACACACTGTCCCTGCCCCTCAATCTCACTCTCGTCCTCCGTTCCAGGGCTTACATATTAGGCAAACTCGTCACCTCCAATTTCCATACAAGGATCATTTGCTCTTTCACTCTTAATGCCAACCGCCTTCCCAAACCCATCTCTCTTATCCACTCATGTACTCATCACCACTGACACCACCTTGCACACTTTGTGTGTTCtttggatatatatttttatcttttgcaATCAATCAACAAATTCTTCCAGGAATATTGCTacgaccaaaaaaaatatatgccaAGATAAGTTTACAGTTTCCACCGAGTTTATTAATATTCAAGAGTGAAGAACAATGTGCCAAGAttctacaaaaagaaaaagaattcaaAGCCTAACATAATCGGTAAATATATGTACAAATATACTATGAGTAGCCTTGGAAGTTGGAATGAAGAGAACCTCCTGCAATCATCACTAGAGTAGTTTCTGTATAACAATATCTTTTCAGCTATAAAGTGATCCATACTTTGTATTGTGTTTACATCCATTATTCTACGAATGGAACGTTAAATTTTGAACTTTATGAAACGTATTGTTGTGTGATACTATTATCTTTCACATAAAGAAATTTTAATTCATTTGATTTCTTTCATTGATATCCCTATCTATAATAGTCTTTCAACATAGAATccaaatctatgttttttttttgatcaaaaaatccAAATCTATGTTTAGACTACACAATTACATTCAAAGAATTTGATAGAATTCATCACATATGTTACTGTAAACGAAGGAAAAAGAGAGTGGAGGCAGAGGAAAGTCAAAAGGAAACAGAGGAAAAGAAGATTGATATGATCTGTAAGCTGAGCTGGTCGATTGATAGGAAGGATCAAAGACTCCTGGATAAGCCACAAGTAGCATAAATAAGAAAAAGTGTACTTGATTTACTGTTTCCCTATGCGTTTTACATTTAtgtatttgtttgtttgtaaacAAGCAACACTTATCTATTTGTATTAAGCTTTCTATCACTAGTAAAGGAGCTCCCAATTCCATATTCTATTGTCAGAGTTGCTCTGAAGGATGTGAAAGTGCCggttttcactttcttgtttgaTTAATCCAAGACTTGCTACTGTCTTCAGTTATTGTAAAATTTAGATTCATGGTTTCATATATTTGCAGAACTTGTGGAGTTGGGCTGGGCTGGGCTGGGCTGGTGTTTCCACGTCAACCTTTGGTACACCACATCACAAAcaaaactcttccatattcaaTAGTAGGAGAGTTTCTCACTGTGTAGAATGGTGTTACTTGTCTCTAGCATCTGGACCATTTAGAATGGTGTCACCATATTTTGTATGTATGAACGGATATcctgttcctttttttttgaaacggaTATCCTGTTCAATTCATAGATCTTTTTATATTCCATTATCTTTTATATTCCACTCGTAATGTGAAATATTTCACTAAAATGTTCATTTTTCCAAAATATCATGTTTGAGCAGTTTGGGGTGGTTACATGCACTTCACCGGCTTTCGTTTCGAGTTTGGGGCCTCCTTTCTGACTCAGTTAGTGGACTATTTTCCAAGTGGAGTTATTTGGAAGATTGATATGGAGAGAGTGGCCCTGGTGGTTCATGCGTCCTTGATGCTCACATCACCCATTCCCAAGGTATTTTTCCTTGGTCTTCATATTGGACTTTAGATCCAAGCGCTTTCAGTAAAAGAACAGAGCATAAACAATATATTTGGTTGTACTTGGACCTGGCAAACACAGTTTTATTTCAGAGACTGAGACCTAATCGACTAGCTCGTACCTATTATACAAGTATGCTATAAACATGGTCTAGGCGGCACAAGTGGCGCAGGTGCAACCTTCCCCACAGGTGCAAAAGGCCTTGCCGACCTTAGCGGAGGTCTGGGTCTTGGCGCAGGTGCAAGGGTTGCAGCCGCAGTGCTCCCCGCACGGGCACATGTTGTGTTCTTGATCCCCACCAGATGCTGCGCTCATCCTGCACCTACATGGACTCCAACGTTCTTTTTTAAGTTGAACAAAATACATCAATTCTTGAGAGCATATAGAAGAGTAGAAACCTGCAGGATTCTCCACCTGGACAGGGAGATGGGCAGCCACAGCGACTGTTGCAGCCAGCGACTGAGGTTCCTTTGCCTATGTCTGCCATATCTTTTACCTCgccctttcttttctttttactttctaCTCCTGTCTTTCACATGACCTATATAGATATAGACGATGGACCGTGCACGTGGCCTCTATGTTGGGTACCATGTGCCATGTGGTAGCTTCTCGTCTAACTTGATTGGTGACGAAGCCTCATGAGTTCAAATGTGCTACGTAACCACAACACCATCACGGGGAGAGTtgtgttttttggttttagcaATATAAGTAGAGATGTTCAGCTGTAGCGTTAATCCCGCTCACTaacagttctttttttttaaattttaacatgaGTTTTGTAACAGGGCTAAAATAATCGAATAATTAATCCTTAAAATTAACATGAGTTTTAAGTTTAgcctatttaattttaaataaattttatacagcttaagtaaaattattttccattgaaatataaaactattttctgaaaatgtacattaagtttcttgaaaatattaaatcaatttttctcacaaaaatgcaaattatactttccaaaaatacataaactatTAGTTCTGCTACAGATTATAGAAACAATATTCAGAAACTGTATGTTTTTGCTAAACTGTTTTATATGATGATTGGTAGAGCACATTCagtatgttatttaaaattattataaaaactagtatataatatataatatatttatagtatatatatataaaaatatattaacatacaaaattaaaagatatataattaatctattttattttatattttaataattatgtttataacgaaaattttattttaaaataaattttaaaattaaaatatctattttaaaaaataatattttacatttaaaatataattaatttatattaaaatatttttattgtaaattaattttaaaaattaaaattttattttctggatataaaaatacttttaagatattatttaataaaataaattaattaattatatattttcttttattttatagattataaatacaaatgtttTTCTAAAAAGTTTATATAAGAGCATTGACCAGAGATTATTTGGAAGCATTagcatttagtaaatatttttctaaataattttctaataatTGTTGATCGGATAATATAGATCATAATGATAATGCTAACTCTCTACCGATCAATGTCTAAGTAGTAGTGGCCAAATGAAACGAGATATCATAGAATGTTGGAAACATTACCTCTAAAGCGTTGAACAAGAACACCGTAAATGTTATCAAAAAAACAATGGTAACAGTTGAATCGAATGGTTACCAATAAGTAATATAACAAATAGTATTCTGGAAATCTCTTGATTGAAAAGTAGAAAACGATTCCAACAAAAGAAGTCAAAATGGGCAGAAAAGAAACAGCAACGTCCAGTCTCTTTTCACCTACCTACAAACTCTAGTTCCAGTTGAATATCTCGCTCAGGGAGCTCCAAGTACCTGAGACAGCTAGAACGAGGCCCAGTAGCACGATCCCAGAGTTGAAAGTCCGTTGCTTCCACCCTATTTCGTCTTTGAAGACCATCAGATGAAACAAAGCAGGCAACACGAAGCCCAACGCACAGCAGACGCTGCTTCCCACCAATGACAAAAAATCTGCAAAGTTTGGCACCAAGAGAGCCACCAGGGTCACAGCTAAGACGAGTAGCCATCTGAGCCACACGCAGTACATACCACTCCAAAAACGTCTCTCAACGATCTCAAACACAGGGTTCATCATCAAGGGGAAGGTGAAGAAGAGGTTGATGCAGAGTCCCAGCTTCACCAGGCTGCTCACCAGTCCTGGCCCCAAGTTGGCTGTGATTATGTCCATTGTTTCATCCCCAAAGGCCATGTAACCTAACACCCCGAAAGCTCCGAAAAGCAACGCGATGATTCCCATGCTGAGCGCCAACACTTTGCCAAACTTTTCCTTGTCCTTCATCTCCGATTCCAGGGGTAAAACCATGCCCACACCTTCGAAGGCGTAGACAGCCACTCCCATCCCATAGAAGAAAACTGACATACCACCAAAGGCAACCACGTCAGGCCTTTGCTCCACTGCAATCTTGACATCCTCCACGATCACCACCGCCATTGCGCCAAGATCAACCACGTCGGCAAATATGCTTAGAGGTGCCAAGTGAGTGAGCGTCTTGACGGAGTTCAAGCCCAGCTGAAAAGGAAAACATCCCCATATGTAGAGACTCTTAGGGGACACGTGACTCAGGGTCAGAGTGGTGGTTGGGTTGAAGAGATTAGCTAAAGTAGTACCGATAAAGATGAGATATCCGACACAGAAGCCAGCCTGGGACAAGATGATAAGAACGTCAACGAGGAACCTCCCGAGTGGGCCGCAGACTGCGAAACCAAGGTCTCCGAAAGAGCCGATGTTGGCGGCACCGAGCTTGCGGCGGATGTGAACGAGAAGCATCATGCAGTGGGTGATCAAAGCTGCTACGGAGAAGAGCGTGAGCACACCCATGAGCCATCCGGTGCGCTTGAAGGCGTAAGGAAGACCCAGAACCCCAGCCCCGACGATAGCAATAAAGACATTGGCGAAAGTCTTGAACTGGCTGGACAATGGTCTTTCCTTCCCGAGAAGGGGTGTGTCCTCTCTCGCCGGTCCCATGTTGTCGCAGAGATTGGGGCTCTCTCGATATCaaatttattatcaaaataaaatagatggaTGATTTGGGCGGCATTCCCTAGCTTTTTAATTACCACCTGAAAACAATCTTCTATTAAAAGCATCTTCCCTCTCCATCGTTGCTTCAATTTGGTATaataaatctctctctctctctctctctctcttcatttAGAGATATTACTGTTTATGGATGAAGAGAGAGACATGGCGAGAATTTCTTGTCTGCTTTCATGATCGTCTACAACATATTCCTTcatctttctccttttctttttttcttgttagtGCCAAATCTATGATCAAGTTTAAGATTATTACCAGCTCCACTAAGACTGATCTGGGTCTTGTCTTATTGTTCCTCTGGCTTATCTTTACTATGCAACATAGATTTGACATGTGTTGGTTGAGCACCCCCACTAAAAAAGGATGACGATATGATAGATAAGAAAACCTACTCTTCATAGCCGGCTGCTTCCATGGATCAAATTCTTCACTGGAATTTTAGTTCTCACTCTGATCTTCACATCCTTTGGTGTATGATCGCCCTCCTCACACACGTTCTTCTACTCTTGCGTGGTCACCGCGTTTGGTTACACGTTACGTCTCCGATCAAGGTTTATGCTCCCTGATTAAGGTATCTTCAGTGCTCCGTCTCTGATCCGATCTCTTT encodes:
- the LOC106385858 gene encoding amino acid transporter AVT3B-like; translation: MGPAREDTPLLGKERPLSSQFKTFANVFIAIVGAGVLGLPYAFKRTGWLMGVLTLFSVAALITHCMMLLVHIRRKLGAANIGSFGDLGFAVCGPLGRFLVDVLIILSQAGFCVGYLIFIGTTLANLFNPTTTLTLSHVSPKSLYIWGCFPFQLGLNSVKTLTHLAPLSIFADVVDLGAMAVVIVEDVKIAVEQRPDVVAFGGMSVFFYGMGVAVYAFEGVGMVLPLESEMKDKEKFGKVLALSMGIIALLFGAFGVLGYMAFGDETMDIITANLGPGLVSSLVKLGLCINLFFTFPLMMNPVFEIVERRFWSGMYCVWLRWLLVLAVTLVALLVPNFADFLSLVGSSVCCALGFVLPALFHLMVFKDEIGWKQRTFNSGIVLLGLVLAVSGTWSSLSEIFNWN
- the LOC106388508 gene encoding uncharacterized protein LOC106388508, whose product is MHAKTDSEATSIDAALSWPPRSPPRSATRPLYYVQSPSNHDVEKMSFGSGCSPMGSPSHPHYYHCSPIHHSRESSTSRFSDRALLSYKSIREGSGRRRYINSAIDEETDDGNDDPFRNVRLYGCLLLSLFLLFSVFSLILWGASKSYPPKVVVKGMLVRNFNVQAGNDLSGVPTDMLSLNSTVRIFYRNPSTFFAVHVTAPPLLLRYSNLLLSSGEMEKFTVGRKSGRNIATVVHGHQIPLYGSVSPHLDTLSLPLNLTLVLRSRAYILGKLVTSNFHTRIICSFTLNANRLPKPISLIHSCTHHH
- the LOC106388507 gene encoding metallothionein-like protein 4B — its product is MADIGKGTSVAGCNSRCGCPSPCPGGESCRCRMSAASGGDQEHNMCPCGEHCGCNPCTCAKTQTSAKVGKAFCTCGEGCTCATCAA